The Flaviramulus sp. BrNp1-15 genome has a window encoding:
- the trpA gene encoding tryptophan synthase subunit alpha: MNRINQKLKEDKKLLSIYFTAGYPNINDTVSIIQDLEKNGVDMIEIGLPFSDPLADGPTIQASSTQALKNGMTTEVLFNQIKDIRKTVSIPLIIMGYFNPMLQYGVEAFCKKCQDIGIDGLIIPDLPVDVYHEEYQAIFEKYGLINVFLITPQTGVERINFIDSVSNGFIYMVSSASTTGAKSGFGDEQTNYFKRIDEMNLKNPQIIGFGISDNKTFSQATQYAKGAIIGSAFIKHLTHEGVTSIDKFVNSILN; this comes from the coding sequence ATGAACAGAATAAATCAAAAATTAAAAGAAGACAAAAAACTTCTATCCATATATTTTACTGCTGGTTATCCAAATATTAATGATACGGTTTCCATTATTCAAGATTTAGAGAAAAACGGTGTAGACATGATTGAAATTGGATTACCGTTTAGCGATCCATTAGCCGATGGACCAACTATTCAAGCAAGCTCTACACAGGCCTTAAAAAACGGCATGACTACCGAGGTGCTTTTCAACCAAATAAAAGACATTAGAAAAACGGTTTCAATTCCTCTGATTATTATGGGATATTTCAACCCAATGCTCCAATATGGTGTTGAAGCGTTTTGTAAAAAATGTCAAGATATTGGTATTGATGGATTGATTATTCCTGATTTACCTGTAGATGTTTATCATGAAGAATATCAAGCTATTTTTGAAAAATATGGTCTTATAAATGTATTTTTAATTACACCTCAAACCGGTGTAGAACGTATCAATTTTATAGATTCTGTTTCAAACGGATTTATATACATGGTAAGTAGCGCCAGTACAACGGGAGCAAAATCAGGTTTTGGAGATGAACAAACCAATTACTTTAAACGTATTGATGAAATGAATCTAAAAAATCCGCAAATAATAGGTTTTGGAATATCAGATAACAAAACATTTTCTCAAGCTACTCAATATGCAAAAGGCGCTATCATAGGTAGTGCTTTTATTAAACATTTAACTCATGAAGGTGTTACTAGCATTGATAAATTTGTAAATTCTATTTTAAATTAA
- a CDS encoding tRNA (cytidine(34)-2'-O)-methyltransferase has protein sequence MPLNIVLIEPEIPNNTGNIGRLALASGANLHLVKPFGFEIDDTRLKRAGLDYWQHLPVTYYENVEEFFSKNLNGKMVFLSSHGKKNHWDIPFEDNLFLVFGKESIGLPKHLLEKHSKNLYKIPLYSEHVRSLNLANAVSILVYEGLRQLNS, from the coding sequence ATGCCTCTTAATATAGTTTTAATAGAACCTGAAATTCCTAATAACACAGGTAATATTGGTCGTTTAGCCTTAGCTTCGGGAGCAAACCTTCATCTTGTGAAGCCGTTTGGTTTTGAAATTGATGACACCCGTTTAAAACGTGCTGGTTTAGATTATTGGCAACACCTACCGGTTACATACTACGAAAATGTCGAAGAATTTTTTAGTAAGAATTTAAATGGAAAAATGGTGTTTTTATCAAGCCATGGCAAAAAAAATCATTGGGATATTCCTTTTGAGGATAATCTATTCCTAGTATTTGGAAAAGAATCTATAGGCTTACCAAAACATCTGTTAGAAAAACACTCTAAAAACTTATATAAAATCCCATTATATAGTGAGCATGTTAGAAGTTTAAACCTTGCTAACGCTGTTAGTATTCTTGTATACGAAGGATTAAGACAATTAAATTCTTAA
- a CDS encoding YfcC family protein encodes MKKLKFPTAQTILLIIAAMVALLTWVIPSGKFDTLAYSKDTNSFTINSQGKTTTIEATQASLDNLQIKIPLEKFTNGDIWKPIGIPNTYKKVEANPQGMRAFIMSPVKGIIEAADIIILVLFIGGLIGIVNNTGAFEGGISWLSKALEGKEFLLIIIVTFLVAIGGTTFGLAEETIAFFPILIPVFIAAKYDALVGLACIFIGSAIGTMASTINPFSTIIASDAAGINWTTGLYGRLIMFFLSTSICIIYILRYAQKVKSDPSKSIIFDQKEEIESLFSMLKTDSAKKLTTKLKLVLFVFTLCFIVMIYGVSMLDWWFIEMTSTFLVGAILIGIIVEMNETKFVDQFVKGATDLLGVAFIIGIARGVTILMNDGLISDTLLYYSSDLTNGMNKGLFANMMTFIYSCLSFFIPSSSGMAVLTMPIMSPLADGVGVGREIVVNAYQYGMGLFYFINPTGLILASLAIVKVGFDKWLKFVIPLVVILIVVTMLFMTTSVYI; translated from the coding sequence ATGAAGAAATTAAAATTCCCAACAGCTCAAACAATATTACTTATAATTGCTGCTATGGTGGCATTACTAACTTGGGTTATTCCTTCAGGGAAGTTTGATACATTAGCATATAGTAAAGACACAAATAGTTTCACGATAAATAGCCAAGGTAAAACAACAACTATTGAAGCTACTCAAGCATCGTTAGATAATCTTCAAATAAAAATTCCTTTAGAAAAATTTACCAATGGCGATATTTGGAAACCTATTGGAATTCCTAATACTTACAAAAAAGTAGAAGCAAATCCACAAGGGATGAGAGCATTTATAATGTCTCCAGTAAAAGGAATTATTGAAGCAGCCGATATTATTATTTTAGTTTTATTTATAGGTGGACTTATTGGCATTGTAAATAATACAGGTGCTTTTGAAGGCGGTATTTCTTGGCTTTCAAAAGCTTTAGAAGGAAAAGAATTTCTACTCATAATTATAGTTACATTTTTAGTTGCTATTGGAGGAACAACTTTTGGACTTGCTGAAGAAACCATTGCATTTTTTCCTATTTTGATTCCTGTGTTTATTGCTGCAAAATATGATGCTTTAGTAGGTTTAGCATGTATTTTCATTGGTTCTGCTATTGGAACAATGGCTTCAACTATCAATCCGTTTAGTACTATTATTGCATCAGATGCTGCGGGTATTAATTGGACAACTGGTCTATACGGAAGATTGATAATGTTTTTTCTTTCAACTTCTATTTGTATAATTTATATACTCAGGTATGCTCAAAAAGTTAAGAGTGACCCGTCTAAATCTATAATTTTTGATCAAAAAGAAGAGATAGAAAGTTTGTTTTCCATGTTAAAAACCGATTCTGCTAAAAAACTAACAACTAAATTAAAGCTAGTGTTGTTTGTGTTTACACTATGCTTTATAGTAATGATTTATGGGGTATCTATGTTAGATTGGTGGTTTATTGAAATGACAAGTACATTTTTAGTTGGTGCTATATTAATAGGAATAATTGTAGAAATGAATGAAACAAAATTTGTTGATCAATTTGTGAAAGGAGCAACAGATTTATTAGGTGTAGCCTTTATCATTGGTATTGCAAGAGGTGTTACCATTTTAATGAACGATGGTTTAATTAGCGACACCTTATTGTATTATTCAAGCGATTTAACTAATGGTATGAACAAAGGTTTATTTGCTAATATGATGACATTTATTTATTCATGCTTATCGTTTTTTATTCCATCTTCTTCAGGAATGGCAGTGTTAACAATGCCAATTATGTCACCACTTGCAGATGGCGTTGGTGTTGGTAGAGAAATAGTTGTTAATGCTTATCAATACGGTATGGGATTATTCTATTTTATAAACCCTACAGGATTAATTTTAGCATCGTTAGCTATAGTAAAAGTTGGGTTTGATAAGTGGTTAAAATTTGTAATACCGTTGGTAGTAATATTGATAGTTGTTACTATGTTATTTATGACAACTTCAGTATATATTTAA
- a CDS encoding alpha/beta hydrolase, whose translation MRRLIFSLCISFSIISCNSQNNIEIIQDIEFARTNETKLLLDIYLPKTVKNPNLVVWVHGGAWVGGDKKDPPMVFVENGYALASVNYRLATKAQFPAQAHDIKAAIRFLRAKASTYGYNADKIVLAGSSAGGHLVALIGTTNNHTVLEGTVGEYLNESSSVQGILDFYGPTNFMTILHQSTPHGMNVRVPALKKLLGDLPENKPELAKLASPVFHVDKSDPPLLIMHGNKDPQVPINQSHELENEYKKMNLDVHFKVIYEGAHGGPEFETQENYDLVFKFLDNIFKK comes from the coding sequence ATGAGACGCTTAATTTTTTCACTTTGTATTTCCTTTTCTATAATAAGCTGTAACTCACAAAACAACATTGAAATTATTCAAGATATTGAGTTTGCACGAACAAATGAAACAAAGTTATTATTAGATATTTATTTACCTAAGACGGTTAAAAATCCAAATTTAGTAGTTTGGGTTCATGGTGGTGCTTGGGTTGGAGGTGATAAAAAAGACCCGCCAATGGTTTTTGTAGAAAATGGATATGCATTGGCAAGTGTTAATTATAGATTAGCAACCAAAGCTCAATTTCCTGCACAAGCGCATGATATAAAAGCAGCAATCCGTTTTTTACGAGCAAAAGCTTCAACCTATGGTTATAATGCTGATAAAATTGTTCTTGCAGGTTCATCGGCTGGAGGACATTTAGTGGCTTTAATTGGAACTACAAACAATCACACAGTGTTAGAAGGAACCGTTGGAGAGTATTTAAATGAATCATCATCGGTTCAAGGTATTCTTGATTTTTATGGACCTACAAATTTTATGACTATTCTTCATCAATCAACGCCACACGGTATGAATGTTCGTGTGCCTGCATTAAAGAAATTATTAGGGGATTTACCCGAGAATAAACCCGAATTAGCAAAATTAGCAAGCCCTGTTTTTCATGTTGATAAAAGTGATCCACCATTGTTAATTATGCATGGAAATAAAGATCCGCAAGTGCCTATTAACCAATCGCACGAACTTGAAAATGAATATAAAAAAATGAATTTAGATGTACATTTTAAAGTAATTTATGAAGGGGCACATGGTGGACCAGAATTTGAAACTCAAGAAAATTATGATTTGGTTTTTAAGTTTTTAGATAACATTTTTAAAAAGTAA
- the pulA gene encoding type I pullulanase, translated as MKFKFSLLFLFILLSSCLEKTKETVMNNTKTALETNLWLEYSKTSTVFKLWSPTAENVKLNLYKNGFDGTPYETHELSPFANKIWSKQFDGDLAGTYYTYQIMIDNKWLEETPGIYAQAVGVNGKRAMVVDLESTNPNKWNEDQGPKLKYPNEAIIYELHIRDMTIHPQSGSSMPGKYLGLVEEGIKGPNGIATGIDHLKEMGITHVHLLPTYDHYSINETKLDTPQFNWGYDPQNYNVPEGSFSSNPNNGDVRIKEFKTMVKTFHDNGIGVILDVVYNHTGRTKNSNFNLEAPDYYYRFWEDGKPSDASACGNETASEKEMMRKFIKESVTYWAKEYHLDGFRFDLMGIHDITTMNEVADAVKKVNPNIFIYGEGWTAGDSPLPVEDRALKQHITKMPQITAFSDDIRDGLKGSVFDDSSTGFVSGAKNTEESVKFGIVGAIQHPQINYKAVNYSNAPWANEPWQSMSYVSCHDNHTLYDKLKVSRKDADEATIIAMNKLANAVVMTSQGVAFMHAGAEMLRTKNGEHNSYNLPDSINQIDWNWKIKNANVVDYYKNLIALRKAHPAFRMTSANDVRNNLEFKTIENELVSYQISNHANGDSWKEILVVYNANTKPFDYTLDVSWQLAIMGDDFNFENGKTINQSVKVPAISMLIAYRK; from the coding sequence ATGAAATTCAAATTCAGCCTATTATTCCTATTTATATTATTAAGTTCTTGTTTAGAAAAAACTAAAGAAACTGTTATGAACAACACTAAAACTGCTTTAGAAACGAACCTTTGGTTGGAGTATAGTAAAACATCAACAGTATTTAAATTGTGGTCTCCAACAGCAGAAAATGTAAAACTAAACCTTTACAAAAATGGTTTTGATGGAACACCCTATGAAACCCATGAATTAAGTCCTTTTGCAAACAAAATATGGTCTAAACAATTTGATGGTGATTTAGCAGGTACTTATTATACCTATCAAATAATGATTGATAATAAATGGCTTGAAGAAACTCCTGGTATTTATGCACAAGCAGTGGGTGTTAATGGAAAAAGAGCTATGGTTGTAGATTTGGAAAGTACAAACCCAAATAAATGGAACGAAGACCAAGGTCCAAAATTAAAATACCCAAACGAAGCCATTATTTACGAATTGCATATTAGAGATATGACCATTCACCCTCAATCTGGTTCTAGTATGCCTGGGAAATATTTAGGTTTGGTTGAAGAAGGAATAAAAGGTCCTAACGGAATTGCTACCGGAATAGATCATTTAAAAGAAATGGGGATTACACATGTGCACTTGCTACCAACTTACGATCATTATTCTATTAATGAAACTAAATTAGATACACCTCAATTTAATTGGGGTTACGATCCGCAAAATTATAATGTTCCTGAGGGTTCATTTTCTTCAAACCCTAATAATGGTGACGTACGAATTAAAGAATTTAAAACCATGGTAAAAACCTTTCACGATAATGGCATAGGTGTTATTTTAGATGTAGTTTACAATCATACTGGTAGAACTAAAAACTCAAACTTTAATTTAGAAGCACCCGATTATTATTACCGTTTTTGGGAAGATGGTAAACCATCTGATGCCTCGGCATGTGGAAATGAAACAGCTTCAGAAAAAGAAATGATGCGTAAATTCATTAAAGAATCTGTTACTTATTGGGCTAAAGAATACCATTTAGATGGTTTTCGTTTCGATTTAATGGGTATACATGATATCACAACAATGAACGAGGTGGCTGATGCCGTTAAAAAAGTTAATCCTAATATTTTTATTTATGGCGAAGGATGGACAGCTGGCGATTCTCCATTACCAGTAGAAGACCGCGCTTTAAAACAACATATTACCAAAATGCCACAAATTACAGCTTTTAGTGATGATATTAGAGATGGACTTAAAGGTTCTGTTTTTGATGATAGCAGCACAGGTTTTGTAAGTGGCGCAAAAAACACAGAAGAATCTGTTAAATTTGGAATTGTTGGCGCTATTCAACATCCACAAATAAATTACAAAGCTGTTAATTATTCTAATGCCCCATGGGCAAATGAGCCTTGGCAATCTATGTCTTACGTGTCATGTCATGATAATCATACTTTATATGACAAGTTAAAAGTATCTAGAAAAGATGCTGATGAAGCCACCATTATAGCTATGAATAAACTTGCCAATGCTGTGGTTATGACTTCACAAGGTGTGGCTTTTATGCATGCTGGCGCAGAAATGTTGAGAACCAAAAATGGTGAACATAACTCATATAATTTACCCGATAGCATTAACCAAATAGATTGGAATTGGAAAATTAAAAATGCTAACGTGGTTGATTATTATAAAAACCTCATCGCATTACGTAAAGCGCATCCAGCCTTTAGAATGACCTCAGCAAATGATGTTAGAAATAATCTTGAATTTAAAACTATTGAAAACGAATTAGTAAGTTACCAAATAAGTAACCATGCCAATGGTGATTCATGGAAAGAAATTCTTGTGGTTTACAACGCAAACACTAAACCTTTTGACTATACATTAGATGTTAGTTGGCAACTTGCGATTATGGGTGATGATTTTAATTTTGAAAACGGTAAAACCATAAACCAATCCGTTAAAGTTCCTGCAATTTCTATGCTTATTGCTTATAGAAAATAA
- a CDS encoding nuclear transport factor 2 family protein, translated as MKTNLKILVSLFLMLSVANQIIAQDATKAHKDSLETIIKKYYDLNLKIFQANSTIEDIDKAFELFTKDFTYIHPKYGGIYTREDLYNGYVRNQKNGGYDGKVMDIKILNKIIGLNAVVVQKSFVEKKDGKIKNEEPEMTLFEFRDGKISRIFEYW; from the coding sequence ATGAAAACAAATCTGAAAATATTAGTTTCCCTTTTCCTAATGCTTTCGGTGGCAAATCAAATTATTGCTCAGGACGCCACAAAAGCCCATAAGGATTCATTGGAAACAATTATTAAGAAATATTATGATTTAAACCTTAAAATATTTCAAGCAAATTCGACAATAGAAGATATCGACAAGGCCTTTGAACTTTTTACGAAGGACTTTACATACATTCATCCAAAATATGGCGGAATATACACAAGAGAGGATTTGTATAATGGATATGTCCGAAATCAAAAAAATGGAGGTTATGATGGAAAAGTCATGGATATTAAAATATTAAATAAAATTATAGGACTGAACGCTGTCGTTGTGCAAAAAAGTTTTGTGGAAAAAAAAGATGGTAAAATCAAAAATGAAGAACCAGAAATGACGCTTTTTGAATTTAGGGACGGAAAAATATCTCGAATCTTTGAATATTGGTAA
- a CDS encoding VF530 family DNA-binding protein — MESQPNNPLHGIKLEQIVTDLEAHYGWEYLGEMINIRCFTHNPSIKSSLKFLRRTPWARAKVEAMYLNMLKNKQ, encoded by the coding sequence ATGGAATCTCAACCAAATAACCCGTTACATGGTATTAAACTGGAACAAATCGTTACAGATTTGGAAGCGCACTATGGTTGGGAATATTTAGGTGAGATGATAAATATTCGTTGTTTTACACATAATCCTTCTATAAAATCTAGTTTAAAGTTTTTACGCCGAACACCTTGGGCAAGAGCTAAAGTGGAGGCTATGTATTTAAATATGCTGAAGAATAAGCAGTAG
- a CDS encoding DUF6500 family protein, with the protein MQKILKDKIIEVCNKKIATKGEHVGVSFYAFFANKNDNPELLMESAKWWIMTHKLDHFEKAVKIKNLVNGISTK; encoded by the coding sequence ATGCAAAAAATTTTAAAAGATAAAATTATTGAAGTTTGTAATAAAAAAATAGCCACAAAAGGTGAGCATGTTGGTGTTTCTTTTTATGCTTTTTTTGCGAATAAAAATGACAACCCTGAACTATTAATGGAATCAGCCAAATGGTGGATTATGACCCATAAGTTAGACCATTTTGAAAAAGCCGTTAAAATAAAAAATTTGGTAAATGGAATCTCAACCAAATAA
- a CDS encoding DEAD/DEAH box helicase encodes MSFQSLGLSEALLKAVSKKGYTTPSPIQQKAIPSILEGKDVLASAQTGTGKTAGFTLPLLHLLSENPKQKFRPIRALILTPTRELAAQVYANVREYSEFLNLRSAVIFGGVNQKPQVATIRQGVDILVATPGRLLDLQNQGLLSLKRVEILVLDEADRMLDMGFLRDIERIISSMPEKRQNLMFSATFSKDIKKLAHGILNHPIQVEATPENTTVDAINQKVYRVAKGLKTNLIIKLISDGNWKQVLVFTRTKHGANKLCEKMEKAGIKAAAIHGNKSQGARTKALAGFKSGSVSVLVATDIAARGLDIPLLPHVVNFELPNISEDYVHRIGRTGRAGASGEALSLVSADETTYLRDIEKLIEMKLPVEIVEGFEPDPNASTVPIKLGQGRQNRSPRNKSNNSGNSKRNSNRNNKSRRPKRNNDRRN; translated from the coding sequence ATGTCATTTCAATCTCTAGGCTTATCTGAAGCCTTGCTAAAAGCAGTTAGCAAAAAAGGATACACAACACCATCACCTATACAGCAAAAAGCAATTCCTTCAATTTTAGAAGGAAAAGATGTTTTAGCATCTGCGCAAACTGGAACAGGAAAAACCGCAGGTTTCACATTGCCTCTTTTGCATTTGCTTTCTGAAAATCCTAAACAAAAATTTAGACCTATTCGTGCTTTAATTTTAACACCAACTCGTGAGTTAGCTGCACAAGTTTATGCGAATGTTAGAGAATACAGTGAGTTTTTAAATTTAAGAAGTGCTGTTATTTTTGGAGGTGTAAACCAAAAACCACAAGTTGCCACTATTAGACAAGGTGTAGATATTTTAGTAGCCACTCCTGGGCGCTTATTAGATTTACAAAACCAAGGACTATTATCGCTAAAACGAGTTGAAATACTGGTTTTAGATGAAGCTGATAGAATGCTAGATATGGGTTTTTTAAGAGATATTGAACGCATTATAAGCTCGATGCCAGAAAAGCGTCAGAACTTAATGTTTTCGGCTACGTTTTCAAAAGATATAAAAAAACTGGCGCATGGTATTTTAAATCATCCTATACAAGTTGAAGCCACTCCAGAAAACACAACTGTTGATGCCATTAACCAAAAAGTATATAGAGTTGCCAAAGGCTTAAAAACAAATTTAATCATTAAGTTAATCTCTGATGGTAACTGGAAGCAAGTTTTAGTGTTTACAAGAACAAAACATGGAGCAAACAAGCTTTGTGAAAAAATGGAAAAAGCAGGAATTAAAGCTGCTGCCATACACGGAAATAAAAGCCAAGGAGCTAGAACAAAAGCTTTGGCAGGTTTTAAAAGTGGAAGTGTGAGTGTTTTGGTGGCTACCGATATTGCTGCACGTGGATTAGACATTCCATTATTACCTCATGTTGTTAATTTTGAGTTACCTAATATTTCTGAAGATTATGTACATAGAATTGGTAGAACGGGTAGAGCCGGAGCCAGTGGTGAAGCTTTATCTTTGGTGAGTGCAGATGAAACCACCTATTTGCGTGATATTGAAAAGCTAATTGAAATGAAACTTCCTGTTGAAATTGTTGAAGGTTTTGAACCAGATCCTAACGCCTCAACAGTACCAATTAAACTAGGTCAAGGAAGACAAAATAGAAGTCCTCGAAACAAGTCTAATAATTCTGGGAATTCTAAGAGAAACTCCAATAGAAATAATAAATCGAGACGTCCAAAACGTAATAATGATAGACGTAATTAA